The following are encoded in a window of Impatiens glandulifera chromosome 5, dImpGla2.1, whole genome shotgun sequence genomic DNA:
- the LOC124938068 gene encoding serine/threonine-protein phosphatase BSL1-like yields the protein MDSNLFSPAPTYRTLETFWDSDEDAPGPRCGHTLTAVAATGKHGPRLILFGGATAIEGGPSSVAPGIRLAGVTNSVHSYDVLTRKWTRLRATGDPPSPRAAHTAAAVGTMVVFQGGIGPSGHSTDDLYVLDLTNDKLKWHRVVVQGQGPGPRYGHVVDLVAQRYLVTVSGNDGKTVLSDVWAFDTAQKPYVWQKISPEGDIPSARMYATGCARSDGMFLLCGGRDSSGTPLADAYGLLMHRNGQWEWTLAPGVAPSSRYEHAAVFVGPRLHVTGGALRGGRAVDGEAAIAVLDTAAGVWLDRNGMVNSLQGSKGQPDQDPSLELMRRCRHAAASVGVRIYVYGGLRGDVLLGDLVVAENPDSVSMVSSPRMSPNKNSFSPTLDSDNGQESTDDSMTKLAKNSADEAKAASVVWQVANQASPTDESSGSENNPTAESTSDGSDNELDVRLHPRAVVVAKDAVGNLGLLIRQLSLDHFENESRRIVPVNNDQPYSARKITRQRSPQGLHKKIISNLLKPRNWKAPTNRRFFLDSYEVGELCYAAEQIFMQEPTVLQLKAPVKVFGDLHGQFGDLMRLFDEYGFPSPAGDITYIDYLFLGDYVDRGQHSLETITLLLALKIEYPDSVHLIRGNHEAADINALFGFRIECIERMGESDGIWAWTRFNQLFNYLPLAALIEKKIICMHGGIGRSIHSVEQIEKIERPITMDAGSLILMDLLWSDPTENDSVEGLRPNARGPGLVSFGPDRVTDFCKKNKLQLIIRAHECVMDGFERFAQGQLITLFSATNYCGTANNAGAILVVGRGLVVVPKLIHPIPPPLHSPEASPERVTDETWMQELNIQRPPTPTRGRPQPDFDRNSLAYI from the exons ATGGATTCTAATCTTTTCTCTCCGGCACCCACTTATCGAACTCTAGAAACATTTTGGGATTCTGACGAGGATGCTCCTGGTCCCCGATGCGGTCATACGCTCACTGCCGTTGCCGCCACGGGAAAACATGGTCCAAGGCTTATCCTTTTTGGCGGCGCTACTGCCATTGAAGGGGGTCCTTCATCTGTTGCCCCTGGAATCA GGCTTGCTGGAGTCACCAACTCTGTGCACTCGTATGATGTTCTTACAAGGAAGTGGACGAG acttAGAGCAACTGGTGACCCGCCTTCTCCCAGAGCTGCCCACACTGCAGCTGCAGTTGGGACGATGGTTGTGTTTCAG GGTGGCATTGGTCCTTCTGGGCATTCAACTGATGACCTGTATGTGCTTGATCTGACCAATGACAAATTAAAGTGGCACAG GGTTGTAGTTCAAGGACAAGGTCCAGGGCCTCGATATGGACATGTGGTGGACTTGGTTGCCCAAAGATATCTTGTAACAGTTAGTGGCAATGATG GGAAAACAGTGCTATCAGATGTTTGGGCTTTTGATACTGCTCAAAAACCATATGTGTGGCAAAAAATTAGCCCAGAAGGTGATATACCTTCTGCAAGAAT GTATGCGACAGGCTGCGCTCGTTCTGATGGCATGTTTCTACTTTGCGGTGGCAGAGATTCATCTGGAACA CCGCTTGCTGATGCTTATGGGCTACTCATGCATAGAAATGGCCAGTGGGAGTGGACCCTTGCACCTGGAGTTGCTCCTTCATCAAGATATGAACAtgcagct GTTTTTGTTGGACCAAGATTGCATGTTACTGGGGGTGCACTCAGGGGAGGACGAGCAGTAGATGGTGAAGCAGCAATTGCAG TTCTGGACACTGCTGCTGGAGTGTGGTTGGATAGAAATGGAATGGTGAATTCTTTACAGGGGAGTAAGGGCCAACCTGACCAAGATCCTTCATTGGAACTCATGCGTCGCTGCCGTCATGCAGCTGCATCTGTTGGTGTTAGGATATATGTTTACGGTGGTCTTAGAGGAG ATGTCTTGTTGGGTGATCTTGTAGTTGCAGAAAATCCTGATAGTGTGTCAATGGTTTCAAGTCCTAGAATGTCCCCAAACAAGAATTCTTTTTCTCCAACATTAGATTCTGACAATGGACAAGAGAG CACGGATGACTCAATGACTAAACTCGCCAAAAACTCTGCTGATGAGGCTAAGGCAGCTTCTGTGGTCTGGCAAGTAGCAAACCAAGCATCTCCTACTGACGAATCTTCCGGATCAGAAAATAATCCAACTGCAGAGTCCACTTCCGATGGTAGTGACAATGAGTTGGATGTCCGACTTCATCCAAGAGCT GTTGTAGTTGCTAAAGATGCTGTTGGAAATCTAGGTTTGTTGATAAGGCAGCTCTCATTGGATCACTTTGAAAATGAAAGTAGGAGAATTGTTCCAGTTAACAACGATCAGCCATATTCTGCCAGGAAGATCACCAGGCAGAGATCTCCTCAAGGCTTGCATAAAAAG attatttcaaatttgctTAAACCTCGGAATTGGAAAGCTCCTACCAATAGGAGATTTTTTCTGGATTCTTATGAAGTAGGTGAGCTTTGCTATGCAGCTGAACAGATCTTTATGCAGGAGCCAACAGTTCTTCAGTTGAAAGCTCCTGTCAAAGTGTTTGGTGATCTTCATGGACAATTTGGTGACTTAATGCGACTTTTTGATGAATATGGGTTTCCTTCCCCTGCAGGAGACATAAC GTATATCGACTATTTGTTTCTAGGTGATTATGTTGACCGTGGACAACATAGTTTAGAGACCATAACCTTGCTACTTGCGCTAAAG ATTGAGTACCCCGATAGTGTTCATCTTATACGTGGGAACCATGAGGCAGCTGACATTAATGCTCtcttcggttttcgaattgaatGCATTGAGAGAATG GGAGAGAGTGATGGTATCTGGGCATGGACACGGTTTAATCAGCTATTTAATTACCTTCCTTTGGCGGCTCTTATTGAGAAAAAGATCATATGTATGCATGGTGGAATAGGAAGATCTATACATTCTGTGGAACAAATAGAGAAAATTGAAAGACCCATAACAATGGATGCTGGCTCCCTCATTTTGATGGACCTCTTGTG GTCTGATCCTACTGAAAATGATAGTGTAGAAGGTTTGAGACCAAATGCTAGAGGGCCGGGACTCGTCAGCTTTGGG CCTGATCGCGTAACGGATTTTTGCAAGAAAAACAAATTGCAGCTGATTATAAGGGCGCATGAATGTGTTATGGATGGGTTTGAGCGGTTTGCTCAAGGACAGCTAATTACCCTTTTCTCAGCTACCAATTATTGTG GAACGGCAAATAATGCTGGAGCGATACTTGTAGTTGGAAGAGGGTTGGTTGTTGTTCCAAAGTTGATCCATCCCATACCGCCTCCTCTTCACTCCCCAGAGGCTTCTCCTGAACGTGTAACAGATGAAACATGGATGCAG GAGCTCAACATTCAGAGACCCCCCACTCCAACAAGAGGCCGCCCACAGCCAGACTTTGACCGTAATTCCCTGGCTTATATATAG